The DNA sequence GAGGTCGGTGCCGATCCCGCCCTCGACGCCGGAGGCCTCCTCCTGGACGGCCGGGGCCCACTGGCCCATCAGCTCCATCGCCGCGTCCCCGTTGCCCATCGCGGCGGCCTGGCCGTCGGGTTCACCGTACGACGCGCCGAGGAAGCCTTCCTGGAACGGTTCGAGGGCGACCAGCTCGGCCAGCCGTTCGCCGGCGCCGATGAACGCCGGGGTGGTGAAGTTGTTGTCCTCGGCCGCCCGGCTCAGCGCCTCGATGCCGCCGATGCGCATCGCGAGGTAGGCCCAGTAGTAGTGGCCGGGCCACTTCTCGCCGCCGGCCAGCGCGATCGGGGTGATCCCGGCGGCCTTGAGCCGGCCGACGACCTCGAGGTACTCGGCCCAGGTCTGTGGCGGTGCGGTGATGCCGGCGTCGGCAAAGAGCGCCTTGTTGTACCAGAAGCCGACCATGCCGATGTCGAACGGGACGCCGTAAAGTCGTCCGTCGATCTCGTACGGCAGCGTCGAGGCCGGCTGCAGGATGTCCCGCCAGGGAGCGACCGCATCGGTGATGTCCTGGCACAGCCCGGCCTCGACCTGCTGCCGGAGCACGCCGCCGCCCCAGGTGTGGTAGATGTCCGGCGGGTCGCCGGCCTGGGTGACCGTGGTCAGCCTGGCCTTGAACGCCTCGTTCTCCAGCGGGGTGATGGTGATGCCGACGCCTTCGTTCTGCGCCTGGAACTCCTCGGCGAACGCCGCCCAGACGGGCAGCATCGGGTCGGTGTTCTGGATGTGCCACCACTCGATGCCCGCACTGTCGCTTCCGGAGTCGCCGCACCCGCCGAGCGCGACCGCGCCGGCTCCGAGGCCGGCGAGGCTCAGCAGCGTACGGCGGGAAAGGTGGATCGGTGTCGCCATGTGCCGTCCCCTCAGGTAAGCGGCGAGCGTGGTCCCCACCCACCGCTGGATGCCGAGCAATCGACCGGTGTCACCGAAAATTTCACCTGCGGAACGCCATGAATTGGTGACGTTGCGCACGCTACGACGGCGTTACCGCCCGGTCAAGACCCGATTTCCACACGACGACCGTCGTCAACGGACCGCAGAAGCCTCTGCGGGTGGCATACTTTCCGGAAAACTGCCGAAGCTTTCGAGAGCCGAGCCCGGAGGACCACCGATGCCGACCGACACGACCGACGTGGCCACCTCGGCCCGGGTCATCACCAACCCCGTGCTGCGCGGGTTCTACCCCGACCCGTCGGTGCTGCGCGTCGGCGACGACTACTACCTGGCCACGTCGACCTTCGAGTGGTACCCGGGAGTGACCCTGCACCACTCTCGGGACCTGGTGCACTGGCGCCCGCTCGACGGGATCCTCACCGAACGACGGCTGCTGGACCTGACCGGTGCCGGGGACTCGTGCGGGGTGTGGGCACCCGACCTGACGTACGCACACGGACTGTTCCACCTGGTCTACAGCGACGTCGCCAGCTTCGCCAGCGGCTACTGGGACCCGCAGAACTACCTGATCACCGCCCCGTCGATCGACGGCCCGTGGTCCGACCCGGTGCCGCTGCACGCCCACGGCTTCGACGCGTCGCTGTTCCACGACGACGACGGCAGCACCTGGCTGCTGGCGATGACCGCCGACTGGCGGCCGGGGCGCGACCGGTTCGGCGGCATCGAGATCCAGCGCTACGACCGCGACGCCCGGCGGCTGGTCGGCGACCCGGTCACCATCTTCACCGGTACGCCGACCGGGCTCACCGAAGGACCGCACATCTACCGGCACGACGGGTGGTACTACCTGGTCACCGCGGAGGGCGGCACCAGCTGGGAGCACCAGGTGACCGTCGCCCGGTCCCGCGCCCTGCTCGGGCCGTACGAGGCCGACCCCGCCGGACCGATGCTCACCTCCGTCGGCCGCCCCGAACTGGCCCTGCAGAAGGCCGGGCACGGCAGCCTGGTGCAGACCCAGCGCGGCGAGTGGTACCTCGCCCACCTGGTCGGTCGGCCCTACACCCCACTCGGGCGGTGCGTCCTCGGCCGGGAAACCGCGATCCAGCGGGTCGACTGGTCCGCCGACGGCTGGCCGCGGGTCGCCGGCCAGATCCCGGCCGAGCAGGTGCCCGCCCCCGACCTGCCGGCGCACCCCTGGCCCGCCGAGCCGTCCACCGACCACTTCGACGCCGCGACCCTCGGCCCGCGCTGGTCGACCCTGCGCCGACCGGCCGGGCCGGACTGGACCGACCTGACCAGCCGCCCGTCACACCTGCGGATCGTCGGCGGCCAGTCCCCGGTCGGACGGCAACGCCCCAGCCTGGTCGCCCGCCGGGTGACCGCACCGAACTGCGTCTTCGAGACGCTCGTCGAGTTCCGCGCGGCCACCCCCCGCCAGCTCGCCGGGGTGACCGGCTACTACAACACCGAGAACTGGCACTACGCCTACCTGACCCGCACCGACGACGGTCGTCAGGAGCTGCAGCTGCTCAGCTGCGACAGCGGCCGCCGACAGTCCCACCCGCAGGTCAGCGTCGACGTCACCGACGTCGCGCGGCTCGGGCTGCGGGTGGTGTTCGACGGCCCGGTGCTGCGGTTCGGCTACCACCGGGGCGACCACTGGCGCGAGCTGCCGATCGAGCTGGACGCCACCATCCTGTCCGACGAGTACGCCGCCCGGATGACCGACGGCGAGCCGGAGGCCTGGGGCTTCACCGGCGCCTTCGTCGGGCTCTGGGTGCAGGACATCGGCAACGACGGCGGGTACGCCGACTTCGACCACGCCACCTACCGGGAGCTGTGAGCGACGGGCCGGATCACCGGGCACCACCGTTGACGTACAGCGTCTGCCCGCTGACGTAGGACGCGTCCTCGCTGGCCAGGAAGGCGATCACCGAGGCGATCTCGGCCGGCTGGCCGACCCGGCGCAGCGGCGTCTGCTCCGCGACCTGCCGGCGGTGCTCGTCCGGGTCGACCCCGATCCGGGCGGCCACCGCCGCGGTCATCGACGTCGCCACGAAGCCGGGTGCGACCGCGTTCACGTTGATCCCGTACGGCCCCAGCTCGATCGCCAGGGTGGCGGTGAGCCCCTGCACGCCGGCCTTGGCGGCGGCATAGTTGACCTGGCCACGGTTGCCCAGCGCGGACCGGCTGCTCAGGTTGACGATCTTGCCGTAGCGGGTCGGCACCATGTGTCGCTGCGCCGCCCGGCAGCAGTGGAACATGCTGGACAAATTGGTGCGCAGCACCGCGTCCCAGTCGTCGGTCGGCATCCGGAACAGCAGGTTGTCCCGGGTGATCCCGGCGTTGTTGACCAGGATGTCGAGCCGCCCGAGGTCGGTCACCACCCGATCGACCATCGCGTCGACGGCGACCGGGTCGGTCACGTCACAGCCGACCGCGACCGCGCTGCCGCCGGCCGCGACGATCTCGTCGACCACCGGACCGGCCCGCTCGGCGGTCAGGTCGACCACCGCCACCGTGGCGCCCTCGGCGGCCAACCGCCGGGCGGTGGCGGCCCCGATACCCTGCGCGGCTCCGGTGACCAGGGCGACCCGGTCGGTGAATCTGTCCATCGAAGCGGCTCCTTCGGCGCTGGGGTGGACCGACGGGGGGTGTTCGCCGGTGCGGACCCTCGGGTCGGCGCAGACCATTGTGCCCGGTGCCGGAGGTCCGCTCACGGAGTGGGATCCCGGGCGTCGTAGTGAGCGAACGTCGGCTGGTGGCGGGCCAGCGCCGCCAGCACCACCAGGCAGGCCAGGCCACCGGCGACCGCCGCGACCGCCTCACCGGTCAGCTGCGCGGTGGCGCCGAGCACCAACTGGCCCAGCTGCGGGCCACCGGCGACCACGACGATGAACACCCCCTGCAGCCGACCACGCAGCGCGTCCGGCGTCGCCGCCTGCAGGATCGTCATCCGGAACACCGAGCTGACCGCGTCCGCCGCGCCGGCCAGCAGCAGCACCGCCACCGCCGCCCACAGCAGCGGATGCGCACCACCGCCCGGCCCCGGCCCCGGCGCCGCCACGACGATCAGCCCGAACACGGTGATCGCCACCGCCCAGCCGGCCACCGACACCAGCACCGCCAGGCCCTGCCGGCGCACCGCACCCAGCGGCCCGGAGAGCAGACTCGCCGCCATGGTGCCGAGGGCGATGCCGGCGGTGAGCAGCCCCACCGTGGTGGCCCCGCCGCCGAGCGCGGTCGCGCCGATCGCCGGGAACAGCACCCGGGGCATGGCCAGCACCATCGCCGCCAGGTCGACCAGGAACGTCATCCGCACGTTCGGCCGGGTGCCGAGGAACCGCAGGCCCTCCCAGACCGAGGCGAGCCCGGCCCGGCGGACCTCGCCCTCCGGCGGGATCGACGGCAACGCCACCAGGGTGGCCAGGGCCACCGCCACCAACCCCACCTCGATCAAGTACGTGCCCGGGTAGCCCCACCAGCCGACCAGCACCCCGGCCAGCAGCGGACCCAACGTGTGGGACACCCCCATGGACAGGTTGGACAGGGCGTTCGCCGCCGGCAGCAGACCGATCGGCAGCAGCCTCGGCACGATCGCGGTACGGGCCGGATTGTTGATCGCGAACAGCCCGTTCTGCGCCGCGACCAGGCCGTACAGCAGTCCGACGCTGCCGACGTCGAACAGCGCCTGCCCGGTGAAACCCACCCCGACCAGCAGCAGGCCGGTGGAGGTGGCGACCACCACCTGCCGCCGGTCGTACGCGTCGACCACCGCACCGCCGTACAGGCCCAGCGCCACCAGCGGGACCAGCGCGAAGAACCCGACCAGGCCGACGTTGAATGTGGAACCGGTGAGGTCGTAGACCTGCAGACCGACCGCCACCGTGGTCAGGCTGGTGCCGATGCCGGACAGCGAGGCGCCGAGCCACATCCGGCGGTACGGCGCGCTGGCCCGCAACGGGCCGAGGTCGATCAGGAGACTGGGCACCAGTGGATCATGCCCCGCGCCGCCGCCCGGAATGACGTGTGCCGGGTCACCCGCCAGCGACCGAGGGAATCACCTGCACCTGGGCACCGGCCGGGACCGGGGTGTCCAGACCGCCGCTGTGCCGATGGTCGGCACCATCGACGTAGACGTTCACGTACCGCCGGATCTGGCCCTGCTCGTCGCGGATCCGGCGGGCGAGTCGCGGCCAGCGGCGGGTCACCTCGTCGAGAACCGCCCGCAGCGTGCCGTCGGCATCGACGGAGAGCCGGGCCTGCCCACCGCTGTCCGCCCGCAGCGCGCCCGGCACCAGCAGCGTCACCACGTCACACCACCGCGGCCCGGACACAGAGCACGTCCGGCAGGCCGGTGGCGACCGGCTGCCAGGAATCGCCCTCGTCACGGCTGGCGAACACGTCCCCGCTGCGGGTGCCGAAGTAGACCCCGGCGGTCGGCGCGTCGTCGGTGGTCAGCGCGTCACGCAGCACCGCCGGATAGTACGGGTGCTGCGGCAGCCCGGCGCTCAGCGGCTGCCAGGTGGCACCGGCGTCGGCCGACCGGAACACCCGGCACCGGTCGTCGACCGGGAACCGCCGCGAGTCGGCGACCAGCGGGAACGTGTAGATCACCCCGGACCGGTGCGGGTGGGCGGCGATCGGGAAGCCGAAGTCGCTGGGCAGGCCGTCGGCGATCGACGACCAGGTGGCGCCGGCGTCGTCGGAGCGGTAGACGCCGTGGTGGTTCTGCGCGTACAGCCGGTCCGGGTCGACGGCGTCCCGGGCCACCTTGTGCACGCACTGGCCGAACTCGGGCCACTCGTCGGGCAGGAAGTACGCGCGGATGCCGGTGTTGCCGGGTGCCCAGCTCGCCCCGGCGTCGGCGGAACGGTAGACGCCGCCGGTGGACATGGCGACCAGCATGGCCGCCGGGTCCCGCGGGTCGGGCAGGACGGTGTGGATCGCCTGGCCGCCGAAGCCCGCCTCCCACTGCGGCCGGTGCGGGTGCTCCCACAGCGGCCGGACCAGTTCGAAGCTGGCCCCGCCGTCGGTCGACCGGAACAGCGCCGAGGGCTGGCTGCCGGCGTACACCACGTCGGGCTCGGCGGCCGACGCCGGCGTGAGCTGCCAGACCCGCTCCAGGGTGGCCCCGGTGTCGGCCGGGAAGGCGACCGGCGGCTGCTCCGGCTCGGACCAGGTGTGCCCGAGGTCGTCGCTGGTCGCGACGCTGGGCCCGTAGTGCGAACTGGCCACCGAGGCGAGCAGCCGGGGCGCCGCCCGGCGTTTGTCGATCGCCACCGCGTACACCGCGGTCATCGCGAAGTGCGGGCCGCTGACCTGCCAGCCGCGCCGGTCGTCGGTGCTGGTCGCGAGGAACAGACCCTTCTCCGTGCCGATCGCGAGCAGCGCTCCGGTATGCGGTGTCCCCATCGATCCCTCCTGGTCACCTCTGGTCACCGGCCGGCGACGTCGCCGGCCCGAACCGGAGTATGCCGAGGCGGACCGACAATTCAGGTCAGGTCAGCTGGGGTGGCGAGCGCGGCGTCAGTCGGGATCGGCCGAGCGGGCGAAGCCGTACCGCTCGGCGTGGTCGGGATCGGCCGGGTCGATCTGGCGCAGCCCTTCGTCGGCCAACCGCTTGTTGATCTCGTCGAGGTGGTCGCGGACCAGCCGGGCCTCCTCGTCGGTGGTCTTGCCCCGGTGCGGTTTGCCGGCGTGCTCCAGGGTCGCGTAGTCCACCCGCTCGGCGGCCTTGCGGCTGGTCTTGGCCGGTTTGACCCGCTCGGCGGTACGCAGCAGCTGGGCCATCGGCACGTCGGTGGCGAGCGAGTCGAACTCGCTGGCGGTCAGTACCACCCGACGTGGTTCGCCGTCGCCCTGTCCGTCGTGGATCTCCACGACGGCGACGTCGAGCGCCGCGTCGTCGATGCTCTCCACCTCGTCCGGCCGGGCCTCCAGCCGTACCGGACCGGCGACCAGGTCGGGATGTTCGAGCACGACGATCCGCACCAGCTCGTCCGCCGAGTCCAGCACTGCACCGCTGAAATCGGAGACGTACACCGTCTTCCTGCCCATGTCGATAGATCTCCCGTCGGTCCGGATGGCTGCCGGCGTCCGCTGGCGGCGGAGCCGGTCACCGAAGCTACCCGACAGGTGTGCGAAGACCGCAACAGCCGGGCGGCGGGTGTGTCCGACCGGGCCGGCTAGAATCACCCGGGTGCCCGGACCGGGCCACGGGTAGGATCACCACGAGGTCGAGAGGCGCTGCGACGGGCCGCGAGATGCCCGCCACGCTCGGCCACGATCACGGCCCCTGATCGGGCGTGACCACCAGACAAGGGCGCCTCCGAGCTACCAGCGGAGGTGTCAGGTGAAGCATTTGTCACGCGCCAGCGACAGCGAGCGGGCGCTGCGGGAGTTGCTGAGTCAGCGGATCGCGGTGCTCGACGGTGCCTGGGGCACCATGTTGCAGGGTGCCGGTCTCACCCCGGCCGACTACCGTGGCGACCGGTTCGGCGACCACCCCCGCGACGTCACCGGCGACCCGGACCTGCTCAACCTGACCCGCCCGGACGTGATCCTCGACGTACACCGGCAGTATCTGGCCGCCGGCGCGGACATCACCACCACCAACACGTTCACCGCGACCAGCATCGCCCAGGCCGACTACGGTCTGGAGGCGTACGTGCCGGAGATGAACCTGCGCGGCGCGCAGCTGGCCCGGCAGGCAGCCGACGAGTTCGGCGGCCGGTTCGTGGCCGGCTCGGTCGGCCCGCTCAACGTCACGCTGTCGCTGTCGCCCCGGGTGGAGGATCCGGCCTACCGCGCCGTCACCTTCGACCGGGTGAAGGCGACGTACGCCGAGCAGCTGGCGGCGCTCGCCGAGGGCGGCGTCGACCTGCTGCTCATCGAGACGATCTTCGACACGTTGAACGCGAAGGCGGCGATCGCGGCGGCCCGCGAGGTGGTGCCGCAGCTGCCGCTGTGGATCTCGGTGACCATCGTCGACCTGTCCGGGCGGACCCTGTCCGGACAGACCGTCGAGGCGTTCTGGCGTTCCGTCGAGCACGCCCGGCCGCTGGTCGTCGGGGTGAACTGCTCGCTCGGCGCGGAGGAGATGCGCCCGCACGTGGCCGAGTTGGCCCGCATCTCGGACAGCTATGTCGCCTCCCACCCGAACGCCGGTCTGCCGAACGCGTTCGGCGGCTACGACCAGACCCCCGACGAGACCGGCGCGATGCTGGCCGACTTCGCCGACAGCGGCATGGTCAACCTGGTCGGCGGGTGCTGCGGCACCACGCCGGCGCACATCACCCGGATCGCCGAGGCGGTCGCCGGGAAGGCGCCGCGGCCGGTGCCGCAGCCGGCCCGGACCAGCCGGTTCAGCGGGCTGGAGCCGTTCGAGATCGGCCCGGACACCGGGTTCGTGATGATCGGTGAGCGGACCAACGTGACCGGGTCGGCGAAGTTCCGCCGGCTGATCGAGGCCGGCGACTTCCAGGCCGCCGTGGACGTGGCGCTGGACCAGGTCCGGGGCGGGGCGAACCTGCTCGACGTCAACATGGACGCCGACCTGCTCGACAGCGAGCAGGCGATGGTGACCTTCCTCAATCTGATCGCGACCGAGCCCGAGGTGGCCCGGATCCCGATCATGATCGACAGCTCGCGGTGGAGCGTGCTGGAGGCCGGCCTCAAGTGCGTACAGGGCAAGGCCGTGGTCAACTCGATCAGCCTGAAGGAGGGCGAGGAGGTCTTCCTCGACCAGGCCCGCAAGATCCGCGAGTACGGGGCCGGGGTGGTGGTGATGGCCTTCGACGAGCTGGGCCAGGCCGACACCACCGAACGCAAGGTCGACATCTGCGCCCGCGCGTACGACCTGCTCACCGGGAAAGCCGGGTTCGACCCCACCGACATCATCTTCGACCCGAACGTGCTGGCCGTCGCCACCGGGATCAGCGAACACAACGGGTACGCCAAGGCGTTCATCGACGCGCTGCCGCTGATCAAGCAGCGCTGCCCGGGTGCCCGCACCAGCGGCGGCATCTCCAACCTGTCGTTCTCGTTCCGGGGCAACGACGTGGTCCGCGAGGCGATGCACTCGGCGTTCCTGCTGCACGCCGTGCGGGCCGGGCTGGACATGGGCATCGTCAACGCCGGGCAGCTCGCCGTCTACCAGGACATCCCGGCCGACCTGCTGGAGCTGGTCGAGGACGTACTGTTCGACCGCCGCCCGGACGCCACCGACCGGCTGGTGACCTTCGCCGGCACCGTCTCCGGCTCCGGCACGAAGCGCGCCGTCGACCTGTCCTGGCGGGACGCCCCGGTCGCCGACCGGCTGTCGCACGCGCTGGTGCACGGCATCGTCGACTTCATCGAGGCCGACACCGAGGAGGCCCGCCAACTGGCGGCCCGGCCGCTCGACGTGATCGAGGGGCCGTTGATGGACGGCATGAAGGTCGTCGGCGACCTGTTCGGCTCGGGCAAGATGTTCCTGCCGCAGGTGGTCAAGAGCGCCCGGGTGATGAAACGGTCGGTGGCCTACCTGGAGCCGTTCCTGGAAGCGGAGAAGGAACAGGCCCGACAGGACGCCGCCAACGCACCGGCCGGGCAGGAGACCGCCGCCGAGGGCGGTGGGGAACGCGGACCGGGCACCGTGGTGCTGGCCACCGTCAAGGGCGACGTGCACGACATCGGCAAGAACATCGTCGGGGTGGTGCTGGGCTGCAACAACTACCGGGTCATCGACCTCGGGGTGATGGTGCCGGCCGCGAAGATCCTGGACACCGCGGTCGCTGAGAACGCCGACGCGGTCGGGCTGTCCGGCCTGATCACCCCGTCGCTGGACGAGATGGTCACCGTCGCCGGCGAGATGCAGCGGCGTGGGCTGAAACTACCGCTGCTGATCGGCGGGGCCACCACCTCCCGGCAGCACACCGCGGTGCGGATCGCACCGGCGTACGACGGGAGCACCGTGCACGTGCTCGACGCGTCCCGGGTGGTCGGGGTGGTCTCCGACCTGCTCAGCGCCGACCGGGTGGAGCAGTTCGACAGCGACAACCGGGCCGAGCAGGACCGGCTGCGCGAGCAGCACACCAACCGGCGGCAGCCGCTGCTCACCCTCGCCCAGGCCCGGGCCAACGCGGAGCCGGTGTCCTTCGAGGATCTGCCGGTGCCGGCGTTCACCGGCGTACGGTACGTCGAGCCCGGCCTCGACGAGCTGCGGCCGATGATCGACTGGCAGTTCCTCTTCCTCGCCTGGGAGCTCAAGGGCAAGTATCCGGCGATCCTGGAGCAGCCGGTCGCCCGCGAACTGTTCGACGACGCCAACACGATGCTCGACCAGATCATCGCCGACGGTTCGTTGCGGGCCCACGGCGTCTACGGCTTCTGGCCGGCCCACTCCGAGGGCGACGACCTGGTCATCGCCGCCGGACAGGCCGACCCGCCGGGCGGCGGCACCGACACCGACCAGCCGGTACGGATCCCGATGCTGCGCCAGCAGACCACCAAACCCGCCGGGCGGCCGAACCGCTGCCTCGCCGACTACGTGGCACCGGCCGGGGACCATCTCGGTGGCTTCGCGGTGGCCGTGCACGGCGCGGAGGAGCTGGCCGCCG is a window from the Solwaraspora sp. WMMD792 genome containing:
- a CDS encoding extracellular solute-binding protein; this translates as MATPIHLSRRTLLSLAGLGAGAVALGGCGDSGSDSAGIEWWHIQNTDPMLPVWAAFAEEFQAQNEGVGITITPLENEAFKARLTTVTQAGDPPDIYHTWGGGVLRQQVEAGLCQDITDAVAPWRDILQPASTLPYEIDGRLYGVPFDIGMVGFWYNKALFADAGITAPPQTWAEYLEVVGRLKAAGITPIALAGGEKWPGHYYWAYLAMRIGGIEALSRAAEDNNFTTPAFIGAGERLAELVALEPFQEGFLGASYGEPDGQAAAMGNGDAAMELMGQWAPAVQEEASGVEGGIGTDLGFFPFPAVDGGQGSASDAFGGGGGFAIGRDASPDAIRFLEFISQVDKQRRAAATGAFLPVTIGAEDAIEDPNLAAVAETLANASNFQLYLDQAYAPAVGQEVNDRVAELIAGQMTPEQVAEAVTVVAQR
- a CDS encoding glycoside hydrolase family 43 protein, producing MPTDTTDVATSARVITNPVLRGFYPDPSVLRVGDDYYLATSTFEWYPGVTLHHSRDLVHWRPLDGILTERRLLDLTGAGDSCGVWAPDLTYAHGLFHLVYSDVASFASGYWDPQNYLITAPSIDGPWSDPVPLHAHGFDASLFHDDDGSTWLLAMTADWRPGRDRFGGIEIQRYDRDARRLVGDPVTIFTGTPTGLTEGPHIYRHDGWYYLVTAEGGTSWEHQVTVARSRALLGPYEADPAGPMLTSVGRPELALQKAGHGSLVQTQRGEWYLAHLVGRPYTPLGRCVLGRETAIQRVDWSADGWPRVAGQIPAEQVPAPDLPAHPWPAEPSTDHFDAATLGPRWSTLRRPAGPDWTDLTSRPSHLRIVGGQSPVGRQRPSLVARRVTAPNCVFETLVEFRAATPRQLAGVTGYYNTENWHYAYLTRTDDGRQELQLLSCDSGRRQSHPQVSVDVTDVARLGLRVVFDGPVLRFGYHRGDHWRELPIELDATILSDEYAARMTDGEPEAWGFTGAFVGLWVQDIGNDGGYADFDHATYREL
- a CDS encoding beta-ketoacyl-ACP reductase, producing the protein MDRFTDRVALVTGAAQGIGAATARRLAAEGATVAVVDLTAERAGPVVDEIVAAGGSAVAVGCDVTDPVAVDAMVDRVVTDLGRLDILVNNAGITRDNLLFRMPTDDWDAVLRTNLSSMFHCCRAAQRHMVPTRYGKIVNLSSRSALGNRGQVNYAAAKAGVQGLTATLAIELGPYGINVNAVAPGFVATSMTAAVAARIGVDPDEHRRQVAEQTPLRRVGQPAEIASVIAFLASEDASYVSGQTLYVNGGAR
- a CDS encoding MFS transporter is translated as MPSLLIDLGPLRASAPYRRMWLGASLSGIGTSLTTVAVGLQVYDLTGSTFNVGLVGFFALVPLVALGLYGGAVVDAYDRRQVVVATSTGLLLVGVGFTGQALFDVGSVGLLYGLVAAQNGLFAINNPARTAIVPRLLPIGLLPAANALSNLSMGVSHTLGPLLAGVLVGWWGYPGTYLIEVGLVAVALATLVALPSIPPEGEVRRAGLASVWEGLRFLGTRPNVRMTFLVDLAAMVLAMPRVLFPAIGATALGGGATTVGLLTAGIALGTMAASLLSGPLGAVRRQGLAVLVSVAGWAVAITVFGLIVVAAPGPGPGGGAHPLLWAAVAVLLLAGAADAVSSVFRMTILQAATPDALRGRLQGVFIVVVAGGPQLGQLVLGATAQLTGEAVAAVAGGLACLVVLAALARHQPTFAHYDARDPTP
- a CDS encoding ubiquitin-like small modifier protein 1, with the protein product MVTLLVPGALRADSGGQARLSVDADGTLRAVLDEVTRRWPRLARRIRDEQGQIRRYVNVYVDGADHRHSGGLDTPVPAGAQVQVIPSVAGG
- a CDS encoding exo-alpha-sialidase; the protein is MGTPHTGALLAIGTEKGLFLATSTDDRRGWQVSGPHFAMTAVYAVAIDKRRAAPRLLASVASSHYGPSVATSDDLGHTWSEPEQPPVAFPADTGATLERVWQLTPASAAEPDVVYAGSQPSALFRSTDGGASFELVRPLWEHPHRPQWEAGFGGQAIHTVLPDPRDPAAMLVAMSTGGVYRSADAGASWAPGNTGIRAYFLPDEWPEFGQCVHKVARDAVDPDRLYAQNHHGVYRSDDAGATWSSIADGLPSDFGFPIAAHPHRSGVIYTFPLVADSRRFPVDDRCRVFRSADAGATWQPLSAGLPQHPYYPAVLRDALTTDDAPTAGVYFGTRSGDVFASRDEGDSWQPVATGLPDVLCVRAAVV
- the metH gene encoding methionine synthase encodes the protein MSQRIAVLDGAWGTMLQGAGLTPADYRGDRFGDHPRDVTGDPDLLNLTRPDVILDVHRQYLAAGADITTTNTFTATSIAQADYGLEAYVPEMNLRGAQLARQAADEFGGRFVAGSVGPLNVTLSLSPRVEDPAYRAVTFDRVKATYAEQLAALAEGGVDLLLIETIFDTLNAKAAIAAAREVVPQLPLWISVTIVDLSGRTLSGQTVEAFWRSVEHARPLVVGVNCSLGAEEMRPHVAELARISDSYVASHPNAGLPNAFGGYDQTPDETGAMLADFADSGMVNLVGGCCGTTPAHITRIAEAVAGKAPRPVPQPARTSRFSGLEPFEIGPDTGFVMIGERTNVTGSAKFRRLIEAGDFQAAVDVALDQVRGGANLLDVNMDADLLDSEQAMVTFLNLIATEPEVARIPIMIDSSRWSVLEAGLKCVQGKAVVNSISLKEGEEVFLDQARKIREYGAGVVVMAFDELGQADTTERKVDICARAYDLLTGKAGFDPTDIIFDPNVLAVATGISEHNGYAKAFIDALPLIKQRCPGARTSGGISNLSFSFRGNDVVREAMHSAFLLHAVRAGLDMGIVNAGQLAVYQDIPADLLELVEDVLFDRRPDATDRLVTFAGTVSGSGTKRAVDLSWRDAPVADRLSHALVHGIVDFIEADTEEARQLAARPLDVIEGPLMDGMKVVGDLFGSGKMFLPQVVKSARVMKRSVAYLEPFLEAEKEQARQDAANAPAGQETAAEGGGERGPGTVVLATVKGDVHDIGKNIVGVVLGCNNYRVIDLGVMVPAAKILDTAVAENADAVGLSGLITPSLDEMVTVAGEMQRRGLKLPLLIGGATTSRQHTAVRIAPAYDGSTVHVLDASRVVGVVSDLLSADRVEQFDSDNRAEQDRLREQHTNRRQPLLTLAQARANAEPVSFEDLPVPAFTGVRYVEPGLDELRPMIDWQFLFLAWELKGKYPAILEQPVARELFDDANTMLDQIIADGSLRAHGVYGFWPAHSEGDDLVIAAGQADPPGGGTDTDQPVRIPMLRQQTTKPAGRPNRCLADYVAPAGDHLGGFAVAVHGAEELAAGYEAAQDDYRAIMVKALADRLAEAFAEHLHLRARRDWYEPDADPDVADLHAERFRGIRPALGYPASPDHSEKWQLFDLLGAGRAGIELTESGAMTPAASVSGLLFAHPASRYFTVGRIGRDQAEDYAARRGMPLAEVERWLRPNLGYETD